The [Flavobacterium] thermophilum genome has a segment encoding these proteins:
- the mutX_2 gene encoding 8-oxo-dGTP diphosphatase: MSVDWKSVEHRIYTMCMIQNEDKVLLIKRPNHFGFPGYLAPGGKVEFPESIVEGAIREVKEETGLTVSNLIYKGLDEYVNPKENVRYMVFNYWTNTFEGELLENPPEGELLWVPIDEALNLPMQDWFKERFNMFFEPGTFEIQRVWDADLNKQVSVKITRM, from the coding sequence ATGTCAGTTGATTGGAAAAGTGTAGAACATAGAATTTATACGATGTGTATGATTCAAAACGAAGATAAAGTTTTATTAATTAAACGACCTAACCATTTCGGTTTTCCGGGATATTTAGCACCAGGGGGAAAAGTGGAATTTCCAGAAAGTATCGTAGAAGGGGCTATTAGAGAAGTCAAGGAAGAGACAGGTTTAACCGTTTCAAATTTAATCTATAAAGGTTTGGATGAATATGTTAATCCAAAAGAAAATGTACGATACATGGTTTTTAACTATTGGACCAATACATTCGAAGGAGAACTCCTTGAAAATCCACCAGAAGGTGAATTGCTTTGGGTGCCGATTGATGAAGCATTAAACTTACCTATGCAAGATTGGTTCAAAGAAAGGTTCAATATGTTCTTTGAACCAGGAACATTCGAAATTCAACGCGTTTGGGATGCGGATTTGAACAAACAAGTGTCTGTTAAAATTACCCGAATGTAA